Proteins from a genomic interval of Musa acuminata AAA Group cultivar baxijiao chromosome BXJ1-9, Cavendish_Baxijiao_AAA, whole genome shotgun sequence:
- the LOC103997223 gene encoding protein SHORT-ROOT-like, with protein sequence MMLSTDNMHNPHPHYHQIFAGCLELELDDPNATERWAAELLRECATAISENDSGKLHHLLWMLNELASPYGDCEQKVASYFLQALFCKATELGEHCYKTSLAVAERCHSFESTRKVILKFQEASPWTTFGHVASNGAILEAFDGEAKLHIIDISNTYCTQWPTLLEALATRNDDTPHLRLTVVATVGMGGSVMDEIGLRMEKFARLMGVPFQFHVIRNLTRLDELKYEEFGLREGEAVAVNCVGALRRVSVEERDAFVGMLSRLRPRVVTVVEEEADFTSCKGEFVSCFEECLRFYTMYFEMLEESFAPTSNERLALERECSKSIVSVLACDGHDSGDCERREKGRQWCERLMESFSPSTFSDDVVDDLNALLRRYRAGWSLVPAEGDASGLYLTWKQEPAVWACAWKP encoded by the coding sequence ATGATGCTATCTACAGATAACATGCATAATCCACACCCGCACTACCATCAGATATTTGCTGGCTGCCTGGAACTGGAGCTTGACGATCCGAACGCCACCGAGCGATGGGCCGCGGAACTCCTCCGCGAGTGTGCGACGGCCATCTCGGAGAACGATTCGGGCAAGCTGCATCACCTGCTGTGGATGCTGAATGAGCTCGCATCCCCCTACGGAGACTGCGAGCAGAAGGTCGCATCTTATTTCCTGCAAGCTCTCTTCTGCAAAGCGACTGAGCTGGGAGAGCACTGCTACAAGACGTCGTTGGCGGTGGCAGAAAGGTGCCACTCCTTCGAGTCGACGAGGAAGGTCATCCTCAAGTTTCAAGAGGCGAGCCCTTGGACCACGTTCGGTCACGTAGCATCCAACGGCGCCATCTTGGAGGCGTTCGATGGAGAAGCGAAGCTCCATATAATCGATATCAGCAACACCTACTGCACTCAGTGGCCGACGTTGCTGGAGGCCTTGGCCACCCGGAACGACGACACGCCACACCTGAGGCTAACCGTCGTTGCGACGGTGGGCATGGGCGGATCGGTCATGGACGAGATAGGGCTGCGGATGGAGAAGTTCGCGAGGTTGATGGGGGTGCCATTCCAGTTCCATGTGATACGTAATTTGACGCGACTGGATGAGCTCAAGTACGAGGAGTTCGGGCTGCGGGAGGGCGAAGCGGTGGCGGTGAACTGCGTCGGGGCCTTGCGGCGCGTCAGCGTCGAAGAGAGAGACGCCTTCGTCGGCATGCTGAGCAGGTTACGGCCGCGGGTGGTcacggtggtggaggaggaggccgaCTTCACGAGCTGCAAGGGTGAGTTCGTGAGCTGCTTCGAGGAGTGCTTGAGGTTCTACACCATGTACTTCGAGATGCTGGAGGAGAGCTTTGCACCCACTAGCAACGAGAGACTGGCACTGGAACGGGAGTGCTCTAAGAGCATCGTGAGTGTTCTGGCTTGCGATGGCCATGATAGCGGagactgcgagagaagggagaaagGGAGACAGTGGTGCGAACGACTGATGGAATCCTTCTCGCCGAGCACCTTCAGCGACGACGTCGTCGATGATCTGAACGCATTGTTGAGGCGGTATCGCGCAGGGTGGTCGCTCGTGCCGGCAGAAGGAGACGCCTCAGGTCTCTACCTGACATGGAAGCAGGAACCGGCCGTGTGGGCTTGTGCCTGGAAACCTTAG